The genomic DNA TAGGAATCTCTGGCttgtaatttatttgtttgttagtGGACACATGTAGCTTGGATAGCTTGAAATATTGTCAAGGGTTTTAAAACCCAAGCCAAAATCTCATAAGTGTAGCAGCCAATTACTACCCAAGGTAATCCATCTCTCTTTCACATGGGGAAAATAGGGGTTACTAAAGGGTTTTTGTCTATCTTTCtgatctcatttgtaattctccttactctgtcatacaattcttttgatgatagttcagagaatttcatTGTGGGTCAACTAGTAAtcccttgttgatattttcctttattctcatcacttgtcttcttgatattgtatttgatattgtaaggagaaattctgtcttggtcactcttgtgAATCAAAGAGTTAGAAAGGATGGACACAGTATGTAACTCTTAAAAGCAACTGCGTACCTCTGATATGAAGAATTGTATTTGTGAGGAAGGAAAGTGGGTGTTATTGCCCACTTCCATGCAAGAAATCTGTTTTATGATATATCTTATTTTTGAAGGTTGAACCAGAAGAATCCAATGAAAGAGGACAAGGTTGTTCAGCAATGGATCAAGATGAGCCTCCAGAAAAGCAATCTAAAATAAAGCAAGAAGTGCTTCAATCTCCACCAAAACAGCCTCCTATAGCTACTCAACAACAGCACTTTCAGAAGGCACCAGCACAGGATAACCATCATtcacaacaacagcaacagtcACAACATCAACAAGCACCCCAGCCACAACCACAGCAGTCCCAAGGATCTCAGCAGCTGCCTCCACCAGAATGTTAGTGAACATCAGATTGATGTCATATCCTTGTACTTGAACAGTTTAATTTTGTAACCAGGTCAAGGTTGCTTGCATGGGTTTTTTTTCGGAAATGGAGTGAAATTTTTATTCTGGCATGATACATGTTTACACTCATTGCCCTCTATTGGAAATTTGTCGTTCTAAGTGTTCCAAGgatttttattgaaaacaaaattccaaGCAGCTTAAGTCCTTAAATTCACTACTCAATGGGCATGCAATACTTTGGTTCTGAATTTGGTTGACCTCAGTAtttaattcataaatttttcaacCCTTACattccaaagatctgattgggAACTTTCCTTTGCAGCTCTGGTTCGTTTTCTTGCAGTTCACAGGATATGGTTATCATTAAACTAACAATCTTCTTGATTCATGCATCAGATTATCATAACAAAATTGCTGGAGAATGTGTTGACATCATGGGGAGAAGTTAGTTGTTAATGGTGCCCATGGCTGAAAGTTGGCATGGATTACCTTTCAGAAATGGCATTTAAGCACATGTTCTTTTGTAATTTAGAAAATAGAggttttgacaaatttgatgtggATTCTTAGTTTTGATAGCTTCTCTGAAATCTTGTTACAGTATCTTCTAGTGAGGTGAAGAAGCGTCTTCATGAATTTGTCATCAGCAAGAAGCAAAAGGATCTTGCTTTAGCTTCTGGAGCACATGCACAAGCCTTTAAGCACTGGTTAGTCTGAGTTTTTGTTAAGTTGTCAAGGATTATATCTGAATTCAATTGGGCAAAGGTTTGTTTTCTTATTGTTAAAAAGATATTTGCTGTGCATTCCAGATTTAGGCAGTTTTACTTGACATCATTTCATGCATCAGGTGGGACTTTGAAGTCTTGGCAGTCCTAGTACAATACAGACTCGGCTATGATGCCTCACTTTTGAAGCCTGATTTCCTGAAAGTCCCCTCTTTGCCTATTTTAAACCTCTGTTGCactgtaattatttttgaatgCCATTCATTTTTAAAGCAGTCAGTTATCCATGTTTTGAGGGTTCTGTCTTTAACCAAGCTCAGGTGCCAATGGAACATTGTATCACTttaatgttttttctccttttgaattgttttgttgACAGGAACCAGCAATATGGTGATTCAGATAGAATTGCACCCCTAGGAACTGGTTATGAGGGAGTCAATTATCCATTGCGAAAAACAGGTCAGGAGTACAAATTTGCTGCAGTCATAATTTCATTATCAAAAGCAGTAATCCTTTGGATAACAATGTAGATCAAtgttcagttcttttttttttttttttttttttttttttttctcactgaaaGCCATTTACTTACACCTAATTGCTATAACAGTGTTatcaaaaaaaagcaaaaagtaatGAGAAAGCAAGAAAAAGCCAACTATGAATTAATTAGCATATAAAGTACATGTACCCTTTGGCTATAAGTTGGGCAGCTGaacaattttcacagaatttccaatgaaaaattatttcaaactgtGTGACAACATTAGATGTTGATTAGAGATTTCAAATGGTTCAACTTCCAAGACTTAAGGGAATGAGAGGCTAAAAGCCTGAATTCATTCATTGAAACACAATTATGTTATACTGGTCAAGTAAATCTCATGTTTAGTCAAACCTGTCAAAACAACCACTGTTTATCATTACAGCTTCTGAACCAACCCTGAAAGCAAAGTCAACACTCAAAGCCAGACTCAAATATTGTCATGGAAGCCCATTGCTATATAGGCGTCAAGATCGTCGAAATGGAAATAGGATGAACAAGAGCCTAACATGTAAGTGATTGTTTCACAAATTgtcttaacatcagtatgcagaCTCTCCAAACTGGTCTCTACagatttcctaaggttctgactaggagaatttgtttaacaataaagagGTTCTCTAGCTGGTGATTATTCCCTTTATCATTGTGACTTTTATCTGTGAATCAGGCTTGATGTTACAGTGAGAAATTAGTCAGATTCTAGTCAGTCTTTGGGGTCAAGGGTAAATATATATGTTCGCTCTTTGCTTCTAACCACCGATAACTAAGATATCTCAATATCTGATGTGGTCTTCATGCGCTCTTTTGTCAGGCACTCTTTCATACTCTTTCACACTGTATTTATTATGTACCCTGGGATGTCTAGGGGCTGTGACTATTATAAATAAGCTGTTAAACAGAGTACAGCCCCATGTCTGAAAAATCCTTGCCACCAGGTACCCATAAACTCAACGAAAAGGATACATGTTGCCATGTGTCTGTCCAGTAATAGATAACTGATgatatcaaaatgtggtaagaacaaagaGGTGACACACAAGGTGCAGCTAAGTGTGTCACAGTTTGACTTCCTCTGTGAtatattactgaacagacacacggcatCACTCAGTCTCTttgttttgtacaaaaaaaaaaaaaacaattgagaCTGCCCAAAAGCTGTTGAAAACTTCATTTAGATTCAGCCATTATTGATTGAGCTGCAGTTTTACTCGTGAGCCTGTTCTTGTAAGTTTGCCTTCTGACCAGAAGAGCCAGCTAAACTCATAGTAGTTTTAGAATGTAATTTATCTATAGAGAtaaatcatatatttttttctctttttcagtgGAAAATGCAGGAGGTGAAATGGGTGAATGTTCCAATCCTGGGTCACCAAACCAGTCATCATCTACCTCACCACACAGAGAGGTAAAACACTATACTGAATGTCATGTGGTAATAACTGAATGGGCTGCTAAAAGTAAATACTTTGTGTAATTTGgtggagtaattttttttttgtttttaagtacCCTAGTGTTTACAATCGAATGTAACGTTTTAAAAggatttggtttttttattcCACCATTATATGGCAACAACACCTTCATACTTTTTGCGGGCGAGGACAtctttaataattttgtttggtaCATGGTTTaattaaagagaattattttgtTAGGGTTCGTCACCCTTGAGCACTGGTCCTGGGTCTGGTCTCGGGCACAGTCTACCCAATCTCCAAGCAATTCCACGTTACCCTTCAGGAATGGATCACGGCCGCGGCAGCCAGCTGTGGCTTTCAAGCCCGCTTGCTAACAAACCCCGTGTTCTAAGTCATGGCAGTAGCTTAGCAAGCAATGATGTAACTCACATGGAGGTACAGCAGAGTCCGTATTCTAGTCAAACTATTTCAGATGGAATCGAGGAAGAGGATGAGAGTGATGTCACTGCAGCTGCACAACATCAGGCGCGGTGGAAGCAGCTGGCATTAGTCCAAGCACAAGCTCAGATGCTGTCCATGGGTTACGGGGCGCATCAATTGAAAGTGAATTCTGTGGTGCCACCCTCGTCATCTTCAGCAGGGCCACCGTCCACATCACCAGAAGCACAAAACAACTTGTTATCACCCCGAGGAGTGGGAGGAGGGCTGTCTGCATCACTAACATCAGCACAGATGGAAAGACAATTAAAGGTGCACCGGCCTTTGCGTCAGTCTCTATCAGCACCAGGCCTGTCTTTGTCAAATGGTGTAGCCCTGCACCAGCAGCCACAAAACCAAGAACTGTTACAGCAGCAGCATATGGAATTTATGAAACAACAACGGGTGCAACAGCAGAATCAAGCTAGGTTAATCCAACAACTTCAGCAGGAGTTTATTCTGCAGCAAATTGGTGCCAAAAACCTCCAAATGAACTTGCAAAAGCTGCAAGAATTACAACAGCAACAGCTGGTGCACAAAGAATCCCAGGCAGCGCTCAAAGAACACTTGGAACATATGCAACAGAAAGAGGCGTGGAAGGAGCATTTTTAtcaattacaacaacaacagcagcaacagcaacagcagcagcaaaAAATTCAAGCTCAATTGTTGCAGCAGCAACAACtgcagcagcaacaacaacaacaacaacatcaaccacACCAACCGTTACCCAGACTTGTTCGTGTAagtaattaaatttcttaaccctttacaccctaacatcagtgtgcatattctccatactgttctctatacatttcctaaggtgccgacaaggagaatttgtgtaacgatcaagagcttctctggGTCgtgaacatttcctttattcttagaGTCTTCAATTagtgaaaatttttagaaactGGAATCGGGAAAAAGTGTGGAAAGTAAAGAGCGAGTCTAGAAAAAAGGGGAATAAATCTGAGGGTTTTACTGGTAATGTCAAGTTGggacaaatgttttgtttctggGCGTCAGATCATGCTAACTTTGATTTTTGCTGTCCCTCTAAACCTCATCTCATTATCAAATAAACAATTGTAATGGTAATAATGGGAATACCAAGACTTCATTTGTAGATCTTCGGTCAAAAcccttcattttaaaaattttccaacaCAATATTGTAGCTTCTCTCAGGATATTCACTGAACTTCAGAGACTGGAGAATTTTCCAGCAGCCATGCGGAATTCCTCAGCGTAATTTCCTTGTCTTAGGTTATATTTATTTCACGCTATTCTCCTGCTCctgcattttgtaataaaaaaaacccttggtATCGTagttttaacttattttttgaGTTCTCTCAgccaattctccaaactgattTTAGTTCCTTTCTGTTTGCTGGctgattttgagaaatttatgtGCGATCGTGACAATATATCGTTGTTGCTGGTTAGCAAACGTCCACGTTACTTATCTATTTGACAGGGTATGAAGACTTTAAGGTGATGTTAAGCACTGATAAAGATAACCTCTTGTTGCTTGACTTCTGGTCAAAAACCATGAAacggaaaaatgaaataaaataaaaagaaaacacttgtATATTTGTTCTGACAGACACACAGTCATGATGACCTTCCCTCACCTCAGACCAGCCAAGAGCAACAAATACAAGAACTTCAGCTTATTCGTCAGCTACGTCAACAGGACTCCCCTGAAAAAGGATCCTTGCTACAAGGAAACCAACAAGCTCTACAGCTGCGCCAAGCAGATTTAGCTGCAGCGTCATCCGCAGGATCTGTTTCTCCTGGGGCAACTGTGGGTCACAGGCCTTTATCAAGAGCTCATTCATCACCTGTTGTAGGTAAGcacacaaaaattatcattttagctgttttttcttcttctcttttttttttttgggggggggggcggcGTCGGGGTAGGGGAGAGAGGAGAATCTGGTTTCGTACCCTTTGCTGAATATGAATGTACAGTTTGAATCGCAATATTTAAtgtgaacaaaaaaagcaaGTTAATCTAGGCATTTGTAGATGTTGTGCCAAAACTGTGGTGATACAgtgtaaattatattttcatgaaggaaaagtaattatatttatttattttgaattgaatGATCGGAGAATGGAGAAAGATGGTGAATCAATTAGTTACTTTTTTAAGCCACATTTGACAAATAATTGTCGTAATTCTTAGGTAGTGGTCAAGTGGCTGACACAGGGAATCGTACCGGCCTTGTTTACGACACAGTTATGTTAAAACATCAATGTTCATGTGGTGATGCCAGTTCCCATCCAGAACACCCAGGAAGATTACAAAGTATCTGGGCACGACTGCAGGAGACCGGTGTAGCTAATCTTTGCGAAGTGAGTGTGTGCACAATTAACTTGTGCGTTGTAATTGTGCTGTGTATACGAAAGTGAGATTGTCCAATTAGTCTTGAAATTTCAGGGGATTCAATAGGTATTTGTAATTAAATTGTGACTGGTGAAATTTTGCAGTGGAACGAAATTGATGATGCTATTTTTGTTCATACAGCGAGTGCGTCCTAGAAAAGCTACCTTGGCTGAAATTCTTACAGTTCACAGGTAGGTCCACTTCACGCTTGAGTAAACTTTTAACATAGATATAACGCTGCTTTATAGCGAATCACTTCATACCGCCAAAATTTGAACAACAAAATGGAAATGTtaggttaaaattttaaaatatcttaaatCTACTGACGACTTGGATCACAGTTTCACAAGACTACAGGTTGACGAAGCTCTCTTAACACGGAAGGTTTAGGTTATGCTTATCCTTAAGAACAACAAACAGCTCTTTTAGGAGCCATGAAACTTGCAAAAGCAATGATCGGTGGGAACCGTGGTATAATTTTATGAAGTTCTTATCAGTTTGCTATACAGACatgtaaatttcattgaataatgTCTATTTCTGCAAATTTGCGGCACGTTTTCCAAATGTTCCTGATTtgttatcaaaatgtttggGGAAAAGATACGGTTTACGCGCTGGTGTTTAAAGTATTTGGAAAGATGGGCcttttgcaggaaaaaaagTTCCTCATAACGTTTAGTTCTTTACGTGGAAGGACAAGTTAAGTTACTATTAAACCCCACggtagaaaaaataattaataacatttGATTAGAGGAAGGAATGACATTATACATTatacataattttcatttttttattttcagtgaacAGCACACCATGTTGTTTGGTGGCAGCACACAATGTAGAACAAAGAATGAGGACGGTAAgggaaatttatttcatcaaaaattatgAACTTACTCTATGGAAGAAacaagaggaaaacaaaaacaaacttgttGAAAAGGTGCAGAAAATTAACGAAGACTCTGTTGACCGGATTTCACGCATGATTTTCAATTGTGATCTTTGTTTAAacattatgaattttttttctatggaagaaacaagaggaaaaaaaccaaacttgTTGGAAAGGtgcaaaaaattgatgaaagcTCCGTTGACCGGATTTCACGCATAGTGTTCAGTTGTGATCTTTGTTTATGTTCAAACATGACCTTTGGTCTTTTGGTTTGTATTTTTATCAGGGACAAGTACTTTGCTCAAGTGTTTCAATAAACTATTTTGTGGTGGGATTGGGGTAAGTTGAGCCATAAAGCTGTTAGTTAGTTCGTTATCAGATAATCATGGtagaatattttgtaatatAAATTGAACCACAAGCTGGTGCTGGGTTTTCTGGAGAATCAATCCCTTTTTCCACGTTACATCGAGAAACTGTCAGTTCTTGTACACTGCATGTAAATTGGCTTAAGCACAAATACATGAGTGGAAATAATCACGGTAGAATGTTGTGTAATGAAATTGAACCACATGCTGATGTTGGGTTTCCAGGAGAGTCAATCTTTTTTCCACATTACACCAAGGAACTATCAGTTCCTGAAGATTGCATGGGACTGGCTGTGAGCATAATAAATAGGTGGAAAGGATGGTTGTGAGGAGAGGTTGGAGACCATTACGACTCATTTGTCAAATGAGTTGGTTAGGGGAATTTTACATTCGTTAGGGTATTTTAAAAGTCGATGGCTGCTgcaattatgataattttttaatggGTGTCGTTTTTGTAGGTTGATGGAGATACAATATGGAATGAAATGCACAGTGCTAATGCAGCCAGAATGGTAAGAAAAACAAGTTGTTTATAGCACAATGTATGGATGCCTAAACTATAGAATTTGCACTGATTTCAATGAGTTGGAGCCAAGAGTAACATTACTCAGTCTGGTacgttttcctgttttgtagTTTGATATTTATAAAAATGAACAATCTAGGAAAGGGTGATACAACTGCAGCCAAATGTGAACAAGTGGCAAAATGATCTTTCCAAGCAAACCGCAACGGAAGTGGTTCCGGAAAAAGAAGATTGAAAAAAGGCTTCTCTTTCTCTGCAATCACTTATTGTGCAATTTATGTGTCGAGGTCGTTTCTTCACGGTCTATGTAACCTGCAGGGTCAAATCTAAGTTACTTCCTGTTTAAATATCATAAAGTAACAGCCACTATTTCAATTGTTCCTTTGAACCACAGCCTCAGTAAATTGGGTCAGTTAAAGTATGATGTTTTTGGAtgagaattaaaattaaagaatacaTAATCAACAGATTATGCGTATCGGTGCATTTCTAACGCAATTTTCCTGTTTCTGTTAAGGCCGTCGGGTGTGTCGTGGAACTTGCATCTAAAGTTGCCAAAGGGGAACTGAAGGTAAGCATGACTTTTGATGAAAACAGACTACAGAGAGCAATCAAAGAACTCAGACACAGCTGTCTCTCTGCTGATGCTGGTTTAATAAGCTCTAAGCTtgttggggaaaaaaaaaagaaggaaaaaaacaagacaattCTCTTACGCACCCGGACCCGTTGAGGATCACGTTTCAACTCAGAGGGTCAGTTATTTCCTTAAAATTGGAAATTAAAGGTTAAAATGAGAAAGGCGGTACTCATACTCGTACTCATTTAGGAACGAGCGCACCTTGTGTATGCAGGGTATGTTGCGGTACAATTTTTGTCCCATTCAATTCTTTTAGGATTTTGACGATGAGTACATAACGGcgttaaataaaaacaacattgGTGTGGGAAAGTTTTAAGCCAAGAGAGTATTTAAACACAGAGATTCCAGAGCTTGCTGAACTCGCGTTTTTGCCGTTTTTGCcgtttttgttgtgtttttctaAAAGAGTCTTATCTTGTATAGAAAAATCTTACTCGTATTCATCACTAAAAAAATGGTTGATCAATGAAAGGAAAGAGGGAAATAGAAGGAGTgatataatatttaaaatagtGGATCGTATTGAACTCGTAATAATACATGTAACTAATTgctttgtccttttttttttagaatggATTCGCTTTAGTGAGACCTCCAGGACACCATGCGGAAGCTCATCAAGCGATGTAAGTTGAAAGGCCAGgagagaataacagaaatgttGCTACTATTAACCGCTTCGTGTTTCGTGTTTTTTTAGGGCTTCCAAAACACGTCACTGCATTTCATCACGTAGGGACAAAATTCTGTAACGGGAACAAAGATGGACACAAAAATTCTCCATGTTACACAAAGTGAATTTTCGCCGCGACTTAAGCCCGCAAAAGTGCCGCGCGAAGTCTTGTCCTCAGATAACATGTGCTTATTGACTTAGTTGGAGACCGGAAGGGGAAAGTTTTGGCCTTAGGTCCAATGTAATCCTCCGAGAGTCAcatattttcccgtccggctCGACCTAACTCATTTAACAAGTACTTAATCACattactgtggttctttctttttttatcctcCTTTCTTCTTGCAGCTCGCGGGGCCTTACGACATTTTGGCCCTGCTGCTCACCGTATCGCTTACGGCCTTAATAAGAGGATTGTTTTCTCATGTTTGTCAATAAAAGCGCGCGCGAGGCCGGGTCATATGGAAAAAGAGTATTCCCGAAGAAAAGTGGCTGAAATTATCTGAAAATTACTTCTAGCGTGTCTCAATACTTAAAGTCCTCGGAAGTTTCTGAAAAAGTGTCAAGTAACCTTCAGTGCTACCTATTTTCTTTGCAGGGGCTTCTGTTACTTTAATAGCGTGGCAATTGCTGCGAGACTACTGAGACTGAACCTGTCAGTTGAACGAGTTCTTATTGTGGATTGGGTAAGTACAATGTAGCTTGTTCCTCTCTGGAGCAATTTTCTATTGAGGGTCGAAAATAATCTGGGATTGCTTTGGTCTCGTTTtacctcgctctgtgattgatcCAGAAAATCTGCGCT from Pocillopora verrucosa isolate sample1 chromosome 10, ASM3666991v2, whole genome shotgun sequence includes the following:
- the LOC131785536 gene encoding histone deacetylase 4 isoform X2, with the protein product MNHYASTVSPEGVAMPRFILSPSQQQQLSDIFYLKQQQELQQQLLYQNFQHQLQQLQQQHQHELQRKRLLMKRQEDHRHREPQEKTQKEREYRFPQPKIKVEPEESNERGQGCSAMDQDEPPEKQSKIKQEVLQSPPKQPPIATQQQHFQKAPAQDNHHSQQQQQSQHQQAPQPQPQQSQGSQQLPPPELSSSEVKKRLHEFVISKKQKDLALASGAHAQAFKHWNQQYGDSDRIAPLGTGYEGVNYPLRKTASEPTLKAKSTLKARLKYCHGSPLLYRRQDRRNGNRMNKSLTLENAGGEMGECSNPGSPNQSSSTSPHREGSSPLSTGPGSGLGHSLPNLQAIPRYPSGMDHGRGSQLWLSSPLANKPRVLSHGSSLASNDVTHMEVQQSPYSSQTISDGIEEEDESDVTAAAQHQARWKQLALVQAQAQMLSMGYGAHQLKVNSVVPPSSSSAGPPSTSPEAQNNLLSPRGVGGGLSASLTSAQMERQLKVHRPLRQSLSAPGLSLSNGVALHQQPQNQELLQQQHMEFMKQQRVQQQNQARLIQQLQQEFILQQIGAKNLQMNLQKLQELQQQQLVHKESQAALKEHLEHMQQKEAWKEHFYQLQQQQQQQQQQQQKIQAQLLQQQQLQQQQQQQQHQPHQPLPRLVRTHSHDDLPSPQTSQEQQIQELQLIRQLRQQDSPEKGSLLQGNQQALQLRQADLAAASSAGSVSPGATVGHRPLSRAHSSPVVGSGQVADTGNRTGLVYDTVMLKHQCSCGDASSHPEHPGRLQSIWARLQETGVANLCERVRPRKATLAEILTVHSEQHTMLFGGSTQCRTKNEDGTSTLLKCFNKLFCGGIGVDGDTIWNEMHSANAARMAVGCVVELASKVAKGELKNGFALVRPPGHHAEAHQAMGFCYFNSVAIAARLLRLNLSVERVLIVDWDIHHGNGTQQMFYDDPHVMYISIHRHDDGTFFPGTGKSEECGAGIGVGYNVNIAFMGGLEPVYGDAEYFAAFRSIVIPIAKEFEPNIILVSAGFDAAAGHSPALGGYQVTAACYAQLTKQLMDVAGGHVVMALEGGYSLPSLCDAAEACVKALLGETLPELSKDSLKRAPNPNAVAVLEKTINIQGRYWNSVKRAATQICQSLVQAQQREKEEADTVTALASLSMGVVQESDKSIDESMEEEQVET
- the LOC131785536 gene encoding histone deacetylase 4 isoform X1 — encoded protein: MERRVEADSPTRVTSTNSRIPVVPLVQNFSDMNHYASTVSPEGVAMPRFILSPSQQQQLSDIFYLKQQQELQQQLLYQNFQHQLQQLQQQHQHELQRKRLLMKRQEDHRHREPQEKTQKEREYRFPQPKIKVEPEESNERGQGCSAMDQDEPPEKQSKIKQEVLQSPPKQPPIATQQQHFQKAPAQDNHHSQQQQQSQHQQAPQPQPQQSQGSQQLPPPELSSSEVKKRLHEFVISKKQKDLALASGAHAQAFKHWNQQYGDSDRIAPLGTGYEGVNYPLRKTASEPTLKAKSTLKARLKYCHGSPLLYRRQDRRNGNRMNKSLTLENAGGEMGECSNPGSPNQSSSTSPHREGSSPLSTGPGSGLGHSLPNLQAIPRYPSGMDHGRGSQLWLSSPLANKPRVLSHGSSLASNDVTHMEVQQSPYSSQTISDGIEEEDESDVTAAAQHQARWKQLALVQAQAQMLSMGYGAHQLKVNSVVPPSSSSAGPPSTSPEAQNNLLSPRGVGGGLSASLTSAQMERQLKVHRPLRQSLSAPGLSLSNGVALHQQPQNQELLQQQHMEFMKQQRVQQQNQARLIQQLQQEFILQQIGAKNLQMNLQKLQELQQQQLVHKESQAALKEHLEHMQQKEAWKEHFYQLQQQQQQQQQQQQKIQAQLLQQQQLQQQQQQQQHQPHQPLPRLVRTHSHDDLPSPQTSQEQQIQELQLIRQLRQQDSPEKGSLLQGNQQALQLRQADLAAASSAGSVSPGATVGHRPLSRAHSSPVVGSGQVADTGNRTGLVYDTVMLKHQCSCGDASSHPEHPGRLQSIWARLQETGVANLCERVRPRKATLAEILTVHSEQHTMLFGGSTQCRTKNEDGTSTLLKCFNKLFCGGIGVDGDTIWNEMHSANAARMAVGCVVELASKVAKGELKNGFALVRPPGHHAEAHQAMGFCYFNSVAIAARLLRLNLSVERVLIVDWDIHHGNGTQQMFYDDPHVMYISIHRHDDGTFFPGTGKSEECGAGIGVGYNVNIAFMGGLEPVYGDAEYFAAFRSIVIPIAKEFEPNIILVSAGFDAAAGHSPALGGYQVTAACYAQLTKQLMDVAGGHVVMALEGGYSLPSLCDAAEACVKALLGETLPELSKDSLKRAPNPNAVAVLEKTINIQGRYWNSVKRAATQICQSLVQAQQREKEEADTVTALASLSMGVVQESDKSIDESMEEEQVET